From Alosa sapidissima isolate fAloSap1 chromosome 2, fAloSap1.pri, whole genome shotgun sequence, one genomic window encodes:
- the LOC121692991 gene encoding zinc-binding protein A33-like isoform X2 has protein sequence MASKHEEDLTCPVCCDIFKDPVILSCAHSVCKACLQQFWESKGSRECPYCRRKCSKDLYPPSKALRNLCETFLQERSQRASAGSEVLCSLHSEKLKLFCLDDKQPVCLVCRDSKNHTGHKFHPIDEATLDCKELKIKLQLLLENKKTLEEAKVTCDKTAKHIKTQAHHTEKQIKEEFVKLHQFLRDEEAARIAALREEEEQKSQMMKEKIEKMSREILSLSYTIRAMEEEIGADDITLLQNYKSTVERAQCTLQDPERVSGALINVAKHLGNLKFRVWEKMQEIVQYTPVTLDPNTAKSNLILSEDLTSVKWGDERQQLPDNPERFDHFASALGSEGFNSGTHCWDVEVGENTQWSVGVMTESLQRKGDYTSTSGWWCVGCNDDIYGACATPQTLTLLTVKQKLQRIRVQLDWDRGELSFSDPDNNTHLHTLTHTFTERVFPYFNGCRMSPLRILPVKVSVTVEQPSHIAKTSYLKTMRIIHFLLR, from the exons ATGGCTTCTAAACATGAAGAGGATCTCACGTGTCCTGTGTGCTGTGACATCTTCAAGGATCCCGTCATTTTATCCTGTGCTCACAGTGTGTGTAAAGCCTGTCTGCAGCAGTTCTGGGAGAGCAAAGGATCCAGAGAATGTCCCTACTGCAGGAGGAAGTGCTCAAAAGATTTGTATCCTCCTAGCAAGGCGTTAAGGAATCTGTGTGAGACCTTCTTACAGGAGAGAAGTCAGAGAGCTTCAGCAGGGTCTGAGGTGCTCTGCAGTCTGCACAGTGAGAAACTCAAGCTCTTCTGTCTGGATGATAAACAgcctgtgtgtttggtgtgtagaGACTCCAAAAACCACACTGGCCATAAATTCCATCCTATAGATGAAGCAACTCTTGACTGTAAG GAGCTCAAGATCAAACTGCAGCTCTTACTGGAGAACAAGAAGACTTTGGAGGAGGCTAAAGTGACCTGTGATAAAACAGCAAAACACATCAAG ACTCAGGCCCATCACACAGAGAAGCAGATCAAGGAGGAGTTTGTGAAGCTTCACCAGTTTCTACGAGATGAAGAGGCAGCCAGGATAGCTgcactgagggaggaagaggagcagaagagtcagatgatgaaggagaagattgagaagatgagcagagagatcttatctctttcatacacaatcAGAGCCATGGAAGAAGAGATTggagctgatgacatcacattaCTGCAG AACTACAAGAGCACAGTGGAAAG agcccagtgcacactgcaggatccagagagggtttcaggagctctgatcaatgtggcaaagcacctgggcAACCTGAAGTTCAGAGTCTGGGAGAAGATGCAGGAGATTGTTCAGTACA ctcctgtGACTCTGGATCCCAACACTGCAAAATCCAATCTCATCCTGTCTGAGGATCTGACCAGTGTGAAATGGGGTGATGAGAGGCAGCAGCTTCCTGATAACCCAGAGAGATTTGATCACTTTGCCAGTGCCCTGGGCTCTGAGGGCTTTAACTCAGGGACTCACTGCTGGGATGTGGAGGTTGGAGAGAACACACAGTGGAGTGTGGGTGTGATGACAGAGTCTCTCCAGAGGAAGGGAGACTACACCTCCACAAGTGGATGGTGGTGTGTTGGGTGTAATGATGATATATATGGAGCATGTGCTACACCACAGACCCTCACTCTCCTCACAGTGAAGCAGAAACTCCAGAGGATCAGAGTGCAGCTGGACTGGGACAGAGGAGAGCTGTCATTCTCTGACCCTGATAATaacacccacctacacactctcacacacactttcactgagaGAGTGTTTCCGTACTTTAATGGCTGTCGGATGTCTCCTCTGAGGATCTTACCAGTGAAGGTTTCAGTAACAGTAGAGCAGCCCAGTCACATTGCTAAAACTAGTTATCTAAAAACCATGAGAATTATTCATTTTCTATTAAGATAA
- the LOC121692991 gene encoding zinc-binding protein A33-like isoform X3, whose protein sequence is MASKHEEDLTCPVCCDIFKDPVILSCAHSVCKACLQQFWESKGSRECPYCRRKCSKDLYPPSKALRNLCETFLQERSQRASAGSEVLCSLHSEKLKLFCLDDKQPVCLVCRDSKNHTGHKFHPIDEATLDCKTQAHHTEKQIKEEFVKLHQFLRDEEAARIAALREEEEQKSQMMKEKIEKMSREILSLSYTIRAMEEEIGADDITLLQNYKSTVERAQCTLQDPERVSGALINVAKHLGNLKFRVWEKMQEIVQYTPVTLDPNTAKSNLILSEDLTSVKWGDERQQLPDNPERFDHFASALGSEGFNSGTHCWDVEVGENTQWSVGVMTESLQRKGDYTSTSGWWCVGCNDDIYGACATPQTLTLLTVKQKLQRIRVQLDWDRGELSFSDPDNNTHLHTLTHTFTERVFPYFNGCRMSPLRILPVKVSVTVEQPSHIAKTSYLKTMRIIHFLLR, encoded by the exons ATGGCTTCTAAACATGAAGAGGATCTCACGTGTCCTGTGTGCTGTGACATCTTCAAGGATCCCGTCATTTTATCCTGTGCTCACAGTGTGTGTAAAGCCTGTCTGCAGCAGTTCTGGGAGAGCAAAGGATCCAGAGAATGTCCCTACTGCAGGAGGAAGTGCTCAAAAGATTTGTATCCTCCTAGCAAGGCGTTAAGGAATCTGTGTGAGACCTTCTTACAGGAGAGAAGTCAGAGAGCTTCAGCAGGGTCTGAGGTGCTCTGCAGTCTGCACAGTGAGAAACTCAAGCTCTTCTGTCTGGATGATAAACAgcctgtgtgtttggtgtgtagaGACTCCAAAAACCACACTGGCCATAAATTCCATCCTATAGATGAAGCAACTCTTGACTGTAAG ACTCAGGCCCATCACACAGAGAAGCAGATCAAGGAGGAGTTTGTGAAGCTTCACCAGTTTCTACGAGATGAAGAGGCAGCCAGGATAGCTgcactgagggaggaagaggagcagaagagtcagatgatgaaggagaagattgagaagatgagcagagagatcttatctctttcatacacaatcAGAGCCATGGAAGAAGAGATTggagctgatgacatcacattaCTGCAG AACTACAAGAGCACAGTGGAAAG agcccagtgcacactgcaggatccagagagggtttcaggagctctgatcaatgtggcaaagcacctgggcAACCTGAAGTTCAGAGTCTGGGAGAAGATGCAGGAGATTGTTCAGTACA ctcctgtGACTCTGGATCCCAACACTGCAAAATCCAATCTCATCCTGTCTGAGGATCTGACCAGTGTGAAATGGGGTGATGAGAGGCAGCAGCTTCCTGATAACCCAGAGAGATTTGATCACTTTGCCAGTGCCCTGGGCTCTGAGGGCTTTAACTCAGGGACTCACTGCTGGGATGTGGAGGTTGGAGAGAACACACAGTGGAGTGTGGGTGTGATGACAGAGTCTCTCCAGAGGAAGGGAGACTACACCTCCACAAGTGGATGGTGGTGTGTTGGGTGTAATGATGATATATATGGAGCATGTGCTACACCACAGACCCTCACTCTCCTCACAGTGAAGCAGAAACTCCAGAGGATCAGAGTGCAGCTGGACTGGGACAGAGGAGAGCTGTCATTCTCTGACCCTGATAATaacacccacctacacactctcacacacactttcactgagaGAGTGTTTCCGTACTTTAATGGCTGTCGGATGTCTCCTCTGAGGATCTTACCAGTGAAGGTTTCAGTAACAGTAGAGCAGCCCAGTCACATTGCTAAAACTAGTTATCTAAAAACCATGAGAATTATTCATTTTCTATTAAGATAA
- the LOC121692991 gene encoding zinc-binding protein A33-like isoform X1: MASKHEEDLTCPVCCDIFKDPVILSCAHSVCKACLQQFWESKGSRECPYCRRKCSKDLYPPSKALRNLCETFLQERSQRASAGSEVLCSLHSEKLKLFCLDDKQPVCLVCRDSKNHTGHKFHPIDEATLDCKEELKIKLQLLLENKKTLEEAKVTCDKTAKHIKTQAHHTEKQIKEEFVKLHQFLRDEEAARIAALREEEEQKSQMMKEKIEKMSREILSLSYTIRAMEEEIGADDITLLQNYKSTVERAQCTLQDPERVSGALINVAKHLGNLKFRVWEKMQEIVQYTPVTLDPNTAKSNLILSEDLTSVKWGDERQQLPDNPERFDHFASALGSEGFNSGTHCWDVEVGENTQWSVGVMTESLQRKGDYTSTSGWWCVGCNDDIYGACATPQTLTLLTVKQKLQRIRVQLDWDRGELSFSDPDNNTHLHTLTHTFTERVFPYFNGCRMSPLRILPVKVSVTVEQPSHIAKTSYLKTMRIIHFLLR, encoded by the exons ATGGCTTCTAAACATGAAGAGGATCTCACGTGTCCTGTGTGCTGTGACATCTTCAAGGATCCCGTCATTTTATCCTGTGCTCACAGTGTGTGTAAAGCCTGTCTGCAGCAGTTCTGGGAGAGCAAAGGATCCAGAGAATGTCCCTACTGCAGGAGGAAGTGCTCAAAAGATTTGTATCCTCCTAGCAAGGCGTTAAGGAATCTGTGTGAGACCTTCTTACAGGAGAGAAGTCAGAGAGCTTCAGCAGGGTCTGAGGTGCTCTGCAGTCTGCACAGTGAGAAACTCAAGCTCTTCTGTCTGGATGATAAACAgcctgtgtgtttggtgtgtagaGACTCCAAAAACCACACTGGCCATAAATTCCATCCTATAGATGAAGCAACTCTTGACTGTAAG GAGGAGCTCAAGATCAAACTGCAGCTCTTACTGGAGAACAAGAAGACTTTGGAGGAGGCTAAAGTGACCTGTGATAAAACAGCAAAACACATCAAG ACTCAGGCCCATCACACAGAGAAGCAGATCAAGGAGGAGTTTGTGAAGCTTCACCAGTTTCTACGAGATGAAGAGGCAGCCAGGATAGCTgcactgagggaggaagaggagcagaagagtcagatgatgaaggagaagattgagaagatgagcagagagatcttatctctttcatacacaatcAGAGCCATGGAAGAAGAGATTggagctgatgacatcacattaCTGCAG AACTACAAGAGCACAGTGGAAAG agcccagtgcacactgcaggatccagagagggtttcaggagctctgatcaatgtggcaaagcacctgggcAACCTGAAGTTCAGAGTCTGGGAGAAGATGCAGGAGATTGTTCAGTACA ctcctgtGACTCTGGATCCCAACACTGCAAAATCCAATCTCATCCTGTCTGAGGATCTGACCAGTGTGAAATGGGGTGATGAGAGGCAGCAGCTTCCTGATAACCCAGAGAGATTTGATCACTTTGCCAGTGCCCTGGGCTCTGAGGGCTTTAACTCAGGGACTCACTGCTGGGATGTGGAGGTTGGAGAGAACACACAGTGGAGTGTGGGTGTGATGACAGAGTCTCTCCAGAGGAAGGGAGACTACACCTCCACAAGTGGATGGTGGTGTGTTGGGTGTAATGATGATATATATGGAGCATGTGCTACACCACAGACCCTCACTCTCCTCACAGTGAAGCAGAAACTCCAGAGGATCAGAGTGCAGCTGGACTGGGACAGAGGAGAGCTGTCATTCTCTGACCCTGATAATaacacccacctacacactctcacacacactttcactgagaGAGTGTTTCCGTACTTTAATGGCTGTCGGATGTCTCCTCTGAGGATCTTACCAGTGAAGGTTTCAGTAACAGTAGAGCAGCCCAGTCACATTGCTAAAACTAGTTATCTAAAAACCATGAGAATTATTCATTTTCTATTAAGATAA